The genomic region GGATATGGCTGATCGTCAGATGTGTAGCTCATTTCTGGAACATCTACAAGCTTTATTTCTGAAgagatattatattaaccttaTTGGTAACTATAAGAAGAACATTGCTAGAATAActggaaaacaaaaaaacaaacttGTTGATCATGTAAAATTCCACAACTCACCGCAGGCTGGATTAGGAGAGCCAACATGTCCAGTTAGGTTGTCACCTTCTTCCATAGCACTTATAACACAAGAAGTCTCGGTCATTCCATATCCTTCACTTACACGCCCACCAAAGCAACTGTCAAGCAGAACGGACATTATCCCCAAaatcaaacaagaaaagataagATGCATCGCAATAACATTTGATATATCAATCAGCTTACATCTTCAAGAACTCCATGACATCAGGAGACAAGGGTGAAGCACCAGACGCAATGAAACGAACTCGTCCACCAAGTTTCGCCTTTATCTTATCGAATACCAATCTGTCCCACATTGGAGAAGGACTCCTGCCTGCAAATATAGTCATAACATCTGAACAGAAAATAGAATTATGGACATTGATAACATCTACTGCTAAAATTACAACACTTGAGCTCCACCTCTTCTTAATGAACTTAAAGCTACTCCAGGGAATGTATGCCTGAAGGTTTGAGGTATGACTTCTCCATGTCTTAGTGCCTCAACCTTAAACAAAGTTTCCATACTGCCTAGGTAATGAATACAGAATAGAATCCAGCTTGAACCaagtttcctttctttctttttcctgggTATATGGGGAGGAGATTTTGACCATTGTGGAGGTTACAGCCCCCATGTTGTTCACAGTGgacataaattatattatagagCCCTTAAAAGAAGTTCAAACTTTTTAGATTGAGGTTCACAAATATAGAATGACTTTTCCTTGACAAAGTAATCAAGAGTTTAAATCTAGCATGCCACAGTGGTCTTCATGTGCTTTTCCACATAATCTACCCAATGGGTTTCATGCCAGGAGTTTTGAAGATACAAAACCTAATATAATGTGAACCTTAGAATAAGTTTAATATTCTAGCCCAGTCAACTGTAAGATACACAAACACTTGCAAATTAGATGGTTTCCTTGCATAGTTAACTCCGTTGTTTCGAGTACAAAAATCTTCCCGAACAGGGATCTTTCTACTGCTTTATCTCAACCTTAAGAGACaagtaaatattattttgcttCGCCCCTTTGGccataaattcataaatctgGAATGCTTATCCTCATAAGAACtctacttaattttatatctttcaaaatattgCTATCACCTACAGCAAATCGTAGTGTAACTTAGCATAGTAATAAAATTCTTGAATATAAGAGGAAAAGCTCACTATATAAAAGCAACAAAACCCTTATAAAGTATTGCTCTCTACCATTCAGAATTGCTTGCTTCTTAGCATTGTATGCAGCATTAAATAACCTCTCCCGTAGTCCACCAGATGTCTTCACGGCATTAGTGATACTGCAAGCAGAGGTTTTTGATTCACATATAACACAAAAAACAATAGATGCGACAAAATAGGTCAACTAAACAGCAACTGAAAGTGACTTTACCCAGCatatattctattatataaCCGAGGAACACTGCAGAAGATGGTGGGTCTTAGAGCAGCCATATCATCCATGAGTTTCAGATTATCCTGCATAAATAGGTACATATAGTATTTAACGCTCACAGTAACTGCAATCAAACCTTATCTATCAAAACAAAAGTGATCATATTGTGTAATCACTTCTTGCTTcatcaatatttataatgcATATGCTAGATAATTTTCATTAGAATGGGTACTTGAgaacataatttaatttttaggtGGCCAGTATGAAAAAGGTGTCCGGTGACAAAATGCTTCTTTTCACTACCAAGCATAGAGTGAATGCAAAGCAGCTGTATAGCATTGCACCAACATGAAGGTCAAAACATGTAATATGCAAATAAGTGTAGTTGAAAATCTTACCCCCTGATAGAATCCAACAGCAACTCCATAATATACTGTCAAGACCTGATTTGCCCTTTCATAAATGTGTGCAAGAGGCAGATATGATATGTAACTGGCAAAATCACAAGTAAATCATTCAAGAAAAGAGTTAAGTTGGCACCTCAAGCAATATTCCAGTGCAGTAGAAGAAGCTAGTATTACTCACATATCTGATGGGTAGAATTTAGTAGCAAGTGTGGCCCCAGCAACATTTGCAATCAGGTTTCCATGGGTCAATGCAGCTCCCTTGTCAGAATTTATCAGCAATATTGCGTTTTAGTGGCAAAAAGCAGAGAAATCAACTGTACAAATATCTCCAGCTTCAAAATCAGAAAGTTGAAATTCATGGTGCAGTCATACCTTTGGTGTTCCTGTTGTACCACTTGTATAGCAAATTGTAGCAACATCTTCAGGTTTTGGAGGGCAAAAAGGCTGAAGATTACTGTGGCCCTAGAAAGAAACCATTCACATGAGATAGGAGTTGTGCTAATAATGAAACAACACAAACAAACAATAAGaatgatatataataaaaacaatcaACAACAACATAACTTGAGCTGTGTTAACTCCCATTGGGATCAACTAAACATGTGCTCTGGCCAAGCATCCTTTCTTATAGCCACCAACAGGACAAGATTCATCTTATGTGCCTGTCTAGCAGGCATCTTCAGAAAGGAAATTATACATGCTGTTTTATGGGATTTTCCAGAGATGCATAAACATAGAGATAGAGAACACATACACACTCTGATATCTTGTAGTGATTGTTTAGCCATAAACACTATCACATTCATCTAACAAGAAATAATCAAGGACATCGTGACAAGAAGGGATATGCAATTACCTGACTAAGTAGTTTTGAATATGTTACAACCTGAACTCCAGTTGATGATGGAAGAGATGGCATTTGATCATCCATTCCTCCAACAACCTGTTTAACAGGAGAAGCAAATAAAAACAGTCTGGAAAAAACTTGGGTGTGCTTATGGCACATCCAATcgaaatattatttatctatttaaagATCCAAGTTGCAAAAGATCAATTGGGATTTCATACCACAATCAGACGTACGGATGAAATTTCAGACAAGAAGCTCAGCAACTGCAAATCCAAGAAAGACACCAATTGATATTGCAGAATCgcattatgaaaataaaataattgaagaaatggaaaaggtaaaatatgaaaataattagcAATAAAGTAGTATATGAGCAATGATTATTTACTTAATGAATAGTGCGTGAGTGCATAGTACTAACTAGAAAACATTGAGCTGTTATTCTTGTGCATTAGAAGGATCTAAGAGGCAGCAAGGTTAAACTATGTAAATAATATGAAGGTCTCTTGAAATATCAACATGGAAGAGTGAGACAAGATTATGTTTTAAGGCCACCTAAGAAGGAGATGCAATTTAACTCACAGGAGTCAAAGTCTGGGGTACGCAAAATATAGCTTGTACATCAGCATGATTAACGATAAACTTGACAGCATCTGGACCTGcagagaaaacaacaattaaCATAAGATCCACAGGAGCAGGCAAGATCAAGTGAATGTAATGGCTTGACCATAGACAGACCAAGAGTGTCGTATAAAGGAACTGATATATAAGAGTACGCTGAGCAGGCATGATCAACGATGAGCCATTCTGGCCTgttgataaaatataatccAACAGAAGATCCCTGTCAAACCAACCAATAGAATTCAGATGTCAGGAAGGACAGAGCTGAAAATGCCAGTTAGATATCAGCATGTGGTAAATATGTATCTCTATCTAAGCAATATCAAAAAGGTTATTACTTAACAAAAGTACAGTTGAATACCTTCGGTATTCCATGATGCATTAGGCCAGAACCTATAGCTGTTCGTGCAGTACCCGCCTCTCCATATGTCATCCATTTATACCTAGAATAAACAAGTTCAAATGCATAATGTGATCCCGACAATGGATTGTGAGCTTCTTTTAGAACATAGAGGACTCACTCTCCAACTGTTCCATCAACCCGAATTCGTGTACCCAAATATTTGTAATCCCGGAAAGTATCAACTGACCGCCTACAGAGACAAAGTTGAAGAAACCTCATTTAGTTTCACAAGCAGGGGTAACCAAATGCTCCGCATAGAACAGACAAAGTTCTCCTGGAACCTAAGGAACTTCAAGCACATTCAAGTCAAGCAGATAAAGAATTCTTACGCAAAATTATCATGCAATGTACCAATGTCAGGATGATCAGGAAATCTGCTTACAAGCCTCAAAGGAGAACGGGCAGACCTGccataaggaaaaaaaaaagttctaagacaattaataagtttttcaGCGAATCAGAGTAAGTCAGAGAATAAGGGGGAACACTGACCTGTAGACATTCCATTTTCCTGTCTGTAATTTCTCTGGAAGCACAACACTGTAACCCTGCTCTGCTCAAAGTGCAATGTGAGTATTAAATACATTAATGAATATCCACACAACAGAACATGACAGGTAAAAGAATATGTATGTAGAAAACCACAAATACAATTTACAACATATGAGACTTCTTTCATCCCTTCAAGTACATTAAAAGCCCCAGATTCTTTGACATTCTTCCCAATCTCAACTCCCAGGCTCCCTCTGtcttttcaattataaatcaaGGTAATTGTTTAACTTAACTTAAGACATCCATCCTCATACTGAAAATTACAAGATGCTACTGCTTAATATCCAATCAATGGCATCCAATCTACATGAATAAGGAGAAAAATATGATTGGGAGAtgtaattctaatttaaccATATCTTTACTCCAAAACCTCTAAaacaagaaggaaaaaaaacaaaacactTAACAGCTCTCTGAATTCTTGATGGGGTGATTGTACCCCTAGTTCCTACAAACATGGTTACATTTACTGCAAAATTTAAGAAACTTGACTCATAGAAATAGAGTTAGTTATTCCCATATCATAATCCGTGCTGCCTAAAAGAAACTTATTGAGCAAAGATTCCCAGGCATCAAACCAAATCATTTAACTTCTGATTAGATTAACAAAATGTTTCCTATGATCCAATATACAGTCTTTCTCATTAAATATAACACCCTAATTTTCCAACATACTTGGTTGACATTCTCACATAggaaatataattgaataagCACCAACAAGAATCATATCCTATCTACTCATGTGGCTCTCGGGACACAAAAGACAGTTACAAAGgacaataaaaagaattatccACAACTAATCAAATTGTTGTGCCcaatcaaaaaaagaaagaaagaaagaaagaaatcagTAATTATGCCAGTGAAACCGCATTAAAGTGATAAAGGAACGAAAGACAGTCcaaaaatgaattaaactattaaagaaaataaattttgcaaAGTATACAAACATCCAATAAGGGTGATAAAAAAAAGGATCTGATCTCAGTCATTATTCATAAATCATTGATTATGTACTTTCAAGAGAAGCAATCAAATCATAAATGACTAGTAACTCCGCCTCGGTGTACAATCTGCCACGATAGAACAGAAGTAACATCTCTGCTTTTCAATATCCAGTAAAGAAGCCATAAACTGACAGAAAGCACTATTGTTTTATTTGGACAGAAAGATTACAAACACAAAGACCCACAGAATAACAAAAAAGCGATTCTTTTTGGTCTCGATcaatgaaacaaaaaagaagggcaaaaagaaaacaaatgatTCGAGTACAAATCTCTATCACCTAAAAAAGAGGATCTTCTTCAGTGCAAAGAAAAGTCaaacttaaatataaatacatatgaTGCTATACAAATATGTATGTATTTACTGTATGCAGGATAGAGAAAGAGCGAGAGATACCAGAGAAGAACTCGCCAGCTGTTGGATTGAGACGGAGGTGAGAAGGAGAACAGTCTCTGGCGGCGAGAAGATGGCCGTGAATGGCTTGAATCCGACGTTGAGCTGAATCCATGTCCATTTACTGTGACGAACCAACTCTTTTTCTTCctgcttttctttcttttttttgtttttggtttaTGAAAATATGTGATGAACCAACTGCTATACAGTAATATTATCTGTTTTCTATTTGTTTCCCGGGAATCGGTATTTAGTGATAAGAGAAgatagcaaaagaaaaaataagggAATGAAGGGGGCACGCTTCTCTAGAATGGTGATGTGATTCAGCGAGGCATGCGGTTGAGATGATAAACCAAGCGAAAGTATCTTTATTTTTGGGACAATGTATCCAGAAACAAAATGATGTGATTTTCCATGaatggaaaatattttataagaaaaagaaatagtatttattattgtctgttatcttattatattattattattatccaTATTAAGATGGAGCTGTGAAATGGAAAATGTCTGCCGGCAGAGTTTCGAGATCGTTATCTTATCTTCTTTGCTTACGTAATTAATTCCCAAAGAAATCTTTGCTACGTAACAATTATGTCATTCACGATGGTATGAATATTTCTTGAGTTATAAGTTTTagttacttgaattaaaggaaaatatatatatatatatatataaacgtAAATAATTATGATGGAATTGTATCTCAGGAATTTGTAAGAGATAGTGACGGGTATTATACCGATAAGAGTCGTTATTGGTAAATTGGCAAAGTTGATAAGGACATCTTTTTATTCCACATTTGTCTTATTTTTTCcgtttatctttttatttattcttttttggtAAATTATACGACTAGGCGTAGAACAAGTGGGTTTTTCCTTGGGACCATTATCAGAGTCACCGCTGATGAGGCGAGGCGAAGCCAGCCAGAGAAAGTGGAATACGGAGATGGGTCCTCCTCCTCTAATTTAGTAACCagatagataaaaaaaaaatgtggAAAGTTAACAGTGTAGATCCTCTCTCGACCGACCCTGTGAAAGCGTTTCAGCTTTTATCGTACTCTCAATTATTTACCTGCACATGGTAgggttattattattattattattttagttataaatgttttttaaggattttaaacattataattatattattcaaaaaaagtGTACGTATATGTATACAAatataagatttaattaaataatagattgaacataatatttattgttattgttatttattattattattatcacatGAATATATCTTGATTCAAAAAATTACAACCGtaactttctttatttcttaatatgttaactgtataaaatcaatattaagaataaGAAGTATAAAAGAATTCCAGATTGGCACTATTCAATATGTCAAATTTATGCTTACATCTCTGAATTATTAACACATCAacaaaactttaaaaatagtatatattgttattactttaattaaaagtattttctaatttaaactttaatataatattagaataatgTTGTCTCATAATTCAGCAGATCCTTTTATAAGTTCAGTTTTTATAGTCAAAGATCCATGtagaaaaataagaacaaattaggattaataaaatttttaaacatttcatttatttataaaataaaataatgttattttgTATTGAATGAAATAATTTGATGCAACTATCAATATATTAGCTCGGAAATATATAAGTCTAATCCCTTAATTATATCAATCAATAGTCAAACTGACCTTTAGCTTTTTCTAACCCAGTTGCCAAACCTTTAACTTATTGGTTGAAAATAAGTGGAACAATGAGCTTTTGAATGGGCAATAAGATTGTttgaattcaatttataaaataataaaaaaaaaaaaagccctTAGAAAGTACAAGCAATAAGGATGCTTTATTTCATCAGTACTAAGTTTTTgttattgaaaagaaaagtcgattaaatatttatagaaatttgtTAATAACAACCTTGTTTACCAAAATGGTGGTGCTATTGTCTCAAATTTAATGAGACTCGATGTTCAAGACATGTAAAATCTTTGCCCTAAATTAACAATGTGATAAATGAGCATAGGAAAGACTTTTTAGAGACTTCACCTGGAGTAGGTGCTggtaacaaaaacaaaatcagACAATCAAGACCAGCTAGAAATTTCAATATGCAGCCTCATTCCATTTCTTACAAAGTGCTCATATCCACTTACTATGTTCTCCAACAGCAAATTTAGAGATAACAGCATCCTCTATTCCAAGCATTTCCGAATTACAAGAcatcattaattttttgttacaATATGAAAGGCAAGTATATAACCTGATAAGAATATGTACTGACAAGACCTAAAAGTGCATCATCAGCCTCAAATCCTGTTAAGTGGATATTAGAAGAGCTCCATCAGCTGCTGAGCCACATCTGCATTAAACAGTCAAAACGTATTATAGATATATCAATAATGAAAGCTAAGTGGAACTTGAATATCCAATGAAAATGTTGCATAGCTACCCTGGATAATGGCCGGTGTTGTTTGAAACTCCTGCCAGATATTCTGGTAGCAAGCCAGATCCAGATTCAGAAACCTGGCAGCAAGGTAAGCAGCACCTGCGGCAATATGATGAGGTTTAAATTGAAGCCAGAGTGAGCTCCGAAGCctacaagaaagaaaaatcataaattttaagcACTACACCACAACACCATCAGTCAGCAAATGGGAGATGCATAAACAGTTGGACCAACCAGAGCTTGGTGAAACTAATATGAACAGGCAACTCTTGTGCAACTTAGCATTTATTGCCACATCGACAGAAAATATATCAGTAGCAAGAGTATAAAGAGGTAAACATAggaaaataaaaccaaacatTAGGTACAAAGCAAGAAAGGAAAGCAAGTCAAGTCGTTTTATCTTACCAACCAAAAAAGCAGCAACCAAGGAAGAATATTTTGCAAGAACCTGTGCAGGATTTGCTGATAGAGTACCAAAACTATAGCAAACAAGTTATACTCATCTACAAACACATAGACTCCCGGGCCCAATTCTGCTGCAGGGGCTTTTTAACTCCAGAGACACACAATTCTAGTAAGAAACAAACAGAAACTAGGAACACATtgcaaataatttaacttCTTAGCCCCATCATCTGCATCTTCTGCTGAACAACTTGATCTGGAAAGGCCGTCAAAAATGATGGACTAATGCTCATGAAGCATGCATGCACCCAGTAATCAGATAAAAACAGTTTCAATCCTCTTAACAGCACAAGATAAAGCTACAAGTGACATTTAAATTCAGaggaataagaaaaatgaggtACAACTGATGCAAATATTGTAGgtagaaagatataaatatattcacacacacacacaaaaaaaGCATGCGATTTTGGCTGAAAGATGATATGTTATTTAAGAAAACTCTAACTGGTagcaaaataaaatgagaaaggTAACCAGAAAAGACAGAATGTCTGAGGCGACTAATCGCCTACGTCAGGGGGGCATTCGTAACATCATGTTAATATCTTAGCCTCTGCACAGTCCCTTCATATCTTGCATGGGAATCATTTTTTGAACTTCCCGAAAAAGCTAGTCAATGCCTGCTTCATAGGGGCATCTGAAACATGAGTGAATAACTTAGCCCCTCCACAGTCCTTTCAGATGTTCCatggaaattatttttaaatttctcaaCAGCTCATGttgttttaacttttattttggaCAGGAGGTGTCCATTGAGTGGCTTTAGTTCTCGAGGCTACACAATGATTGCATCGTGATCATCCCCCATCCCATAAACTCCACAAGACTTTTCCCCTTCCGCTTCAAAGAACAGGGGGTGGGGGGGCTCAAGGCCTAAGATGGGTTGTCTTTAGGAAATAGAAAACATGATCATGCTAAGTAGAAAAACAAACatttatgattaaaaaagaaaaataaaaatgcatgttacaaaaatttatgaatatataaaatatatatcaatacaGGACAACCCATATACAAGCTTTCAGGCTCTGTTCTTGCTGAACAAAGCAGTAGCTTAATACCAGAGGAATTTCCGTGTGCgcaagagaaataaaattttctaccTGAATTGCTAAGGCATTTGGTTGCAAGCAGCTACAACAAAAAAGTCAATTCTCAAGGCAAAACATTTTAACATTACATGAATTAGGCTTGATTGGAACTGGAAGTCTACACAATCAAGGTTTGAATCAAAAGATGTTACTCATATTGTGCAATTGTCCAAATAGGAACTAAAGTATATAACTTTCGAACTTTATGCCAAGCATAGTGCATAGCTccataaaataattgttttaaatgaataaaaatgcAAGGTGAAAGAAGCTAAACGCATGTTAAGTTTATTGATCCAATAGCTACAGACATTCCACTTACACCTATGATGACTTCATAAGCTTGCAAATTgtaacataaaaagaaagagaatttatTAATCCTGCTATCATGTAAGCCATTGACCAAAtcccttttttccttttcctttctttgttATCTACTAGCCTCTGTCTCACAAAGGATTCAAAGGAGTAGAAGATGCTTCCTATCCTTTCTTTTCCCCCAATTTCTGGTCCAACTTCTTCCCTTAGACACCTAATGGACCATACTTCATTCAACTAGTTCAAATATAAGCTTGAGTTAACTAAAGAGAAGACGTTTTAATATTCTATAGCCTTCTAGACAAAGTTTTCTACTTGAAATCCTACACAACCAGGCTCTCTCAAACGGCGagaccaaataaaataattggaaAAAATAGAGTGATAGGATGGGAaggataataattttaactacATAATGCTATAAAAAAACATGCTAAATGAGCTTCAGGTATTTGTAGTTAGCACCGATCCTTATGCAAAATCcatgtaaaaattttaaaataaactggCGTATTAACAAAGGTGACAGTACTAAGCGAAAAGTGTTCTTTCAATAAAAACTCATACTTTATTACCATAGGAGCAAGAAGACaaatatcaaagaaaaaaggggaaggcaagaaacaaaataatactGCAGAAATGATAGCATAACTTCAAGTATATagcatataatatattttttcaagagcactattaattaagtttaaaactaacattttagattttcaaaaaatatatggaCAATCTCTGTCTATACTCATGAATGTATTGGGTAATccatttaaaatatagaaatatcaCAACATAGTTGTTTTCCAGTTTGAAGGTCTTCACCATGGTCAATAATTGGTCCAACTATATAGGTCCACACGACTACCACATAGAAGCTGAACACAACTACTAGAACTATCATGGTGAGGCCAATATACATAGATTGACATGTACCCCCAATCCCCACACAGTATGTTTGTAAAAACACAAAGgggacaaaaccgtgaggccaATGGAGACCAAAGCGGAtcatatctcatgtgatcttaTTCCACATACCATTACAAAGTGTCAGGTCACTCCAAACAGGTACACAAGTACCATCATAGACCATAGATATGAATCTAAAATTGGTCATATTATGCAGCCACCCAACCTGTTCTTATCTGCATATTAAATGGCAATACTTGTTTGACAAATGGACAAATATATGAACTCTTTTTTGGGGGGAAAGAACTAGTCATAAATGACATTGAATTCAGAAACAGCTCTAATTTGGAACAGCTTTATGTAAAAGAAAGGAGAGATTGCGATTATGAATTAGACAAAAGGCCCAAAATggttcaaaaagaaaaaatgaaagacGGAAGAACCCTATGGTCATAGATCCTAGTCAAGTGGCCAAAGTCCCTTCAGATGAGAATGAAGGAACACCATAAGAAAGTAACCGGTCTAAAAAACTAGAAGTATAGGGCAAAAAGAGTTGGATTGAAAATGGTCCTCCAGGTTCTAAGACTATCTTTATATAAGATAACCGGGTTGATGGGGGATATAATCACAGTTATGTGATCCATAACATATCAGCAGTTCAACTTCAGAAGTTTAAAAAACTTTCCATTCACAGCATATCAATCCGCCAGCTAACAAGCACGCTATTCTTGTGTAGACCCTGCAATTATATGCCAtgccaaaataatcaatatccCATACCAGAATTGCTACACAGACAAGTTGCtcgaaagaagaaaattgatgACACAAGTATTACACAATTTTGATCCAAAGAGAACAAGAAGAAGCCCAATGCATCCTCATCCATGGCTCGGGTACCGTGAAATCTCCAGAAATGTTTTAATTGGTTGAGATTCTAACACTCACATCCCAAATCTACATGAACTAATCATCAGAGATGGAACACCACTCCCTAAACCTTAAGAGTGTCTTTAGCCGAAATACGCTTAAAAGATCCAAAAACAATAAACTTACAAcagaataaatcaaattgcttCCTGAAGAAAGAAGCATGATCAGCATCATAGTATAGTATCTCGGTCCATGAGAgcttgttcatttctttactATAACTAACTGATTTGATATGATAGAACCTGTAAATTGAATAGCCAATGAAGTACAGGACAATGACAATAATCAACTCACCCTTCACTGATCAAGTTTAGAGCCAGGTTCACCAAGACAGTTTGTGAAAATCCTATTTTGTTAAGGACAGATGTAAGAGGAGCATATGGATGCTGCACATTAAGTTCAAAATTTAGTGTTGTCAATATCATTTGCTCAGCCTCAATCACTCGCTCCCGGTACTGTTCAAACCAATCCTGTAAAAGGCAATACATTTCAAGTCAGTTTGCTAAAGCTTCAGGTTGCaatataagaatttttctcTTAGATAACTCCAAACTTTTAAGAATTATGCACATGATGCAAGgtaataaaaatgtatatgAGGGTCTGAAGTCTCTGGACTAACGTTTGGTCCACGAAAAAGTCAAAACCACACGTATATCTTTTATTCTGTCTCTTTACTGTGAGGAGAAATAAAGAGaatcatattttttgttttcttcttttttggtaAATAACAAAGGTAAGAAACAAAGGGTAGGATACTCACAACAGGGAGCAGGTATGACAGCAAAGACATATCTTGCTTGTGGAGAATCTCAGAAGATGCTCTCAACATGTTGTTCAAAGGGCGTGGTGTCTCCTCAGATTTTGAAGCAAGAAACAGAGCAGCAGTAGCAATTAACTGTAACAAAAACAATCCACTCATAATAAGAACAACTGTAGCAAGCAGGAATATGCACCTTAAAGTCATAGATGCACCTTCAAGGAATGATTATAAGATAGCACAAAATCAGAGACCGAAAGCCAGAAAATTAGAAGCAAAAAATAGCTAACTCAATGAACCAAAAatccattaaataaaaacaccAAGTAAGAGCTACAAAAATAGGACATGATAAAGCCTACCTAGCTAACCAACAAAAGAAGGCAGCTCATCTAAGTTTCTCACTGA from Ricinus communis isolate WT05 ecotype wild-type chromosome 9, ASM1957865v1, whole genome shotgun sequence harbors:
- the LOC8259099 gene encoding long chain acyl-CoA synthetase 6, peroxisomal encodes the protein MDMDSAQRRIQAIHGHLLAARDCSPSHLRLNPTAGEFFSEQGYSVVLPEKLQTGKWNVYRSARSPLRLVSRFPDHPDIGTLHDNFARSVDTFRDYKYLGTRIRVDGTVGEYKWMTYGEAGTARTAIGSGLMHHGIPKGSSVGLYFINRPEWLIVDHACSAYSYISVPLYDTLGPDAVKFIVNHADVQAIFCVPQTLTPLLSFLSEISSVRLIVVVGGMDDQMPSLPSSTGVQVVTYSKLLSQGHSNLQPFCPPKPEDVATICYTSGTTGTPKGAALTHGNLIANVAGATLATKFYPSDIYISYLPLAHIYERANQVLTVYYGVAVGFYQGDNLKLMDDMAALRPTIFCSVPRLYNRIYAGITNAVKTSGGLRERLFNAAYNAKKQAILNGRSPSPMWDRLVFDKIKAKLGGRVRFIASGASPLSPDVMEFLKICFGGRVSEGYGMTETSCVISAMEEGDNLTGHVGSPNPACEIKLVDVPEMSYTSDDQPYPRGEICVRGPIVFQGYHKDEAQTRDVIDEDGWLHTGDIGLWLPEGRLKIIDRKKNIFKLAQGEYIAPEKIENVYAKCRFIAQCFVYGDSLNSALVAIVAVDQDTLKAWAASEGIKYENLGQLCNDPRARAAVLADMDAVGREAKLRGFEFAKAVTLVLEPFTMENGLLTPTFKIKRPQAKAYFQNTISKMYEELATSDPSPKL